Proteins encoded in a region of the Vicia villosa cultivar HV-30 ecotype Madison, WI linkage group LG5, Vvil1.0, whole genome shotgun sequence genome:
- the LOC131605767 gene encoding uncharacterized protein LOC131605767: MEFNSLDDFREAIREWTVLNGREITFVKNEGYRVRVECKAKCGFLMLCSKVGHKHTYAIKTIKDTHTCARVLDNKSASSKWVAKAVVKKMRTSDKVRICDIIQDMRQNYSVGITVCRAWKAKLIAKIIIKGDADKEYANLWRPFIGVDGCHLKTKYGGQLLIVVGRDPNDQYFPLAFGVVETETKESWRWFIQLLMEDIGQDKRIGLVAFFEELFERIEHRICLRHLYANFKKKFGGGALIRDLMMGAAKATYQQAWTLKMNELKAIDPKAWTWFMAVPTKSWCKHAFSFYPKCDVLMNNIAESFNATILSARDKPILTMCEWIRKYLMNRCSTSTLKLDKWPHKVMPIPRKRLDNEVAMSGHWLPTWAMEEKFQVTHAYNRQEFIVDIAKKNCTCNFWELVGIPCRHVVAALGFRQQNPEDFVHEYYTRDRPRKLRIRESGEEGARRRLPGVSYRCTKCYKVGHNVKTCKSKRQNQSAMKRKKRMRPNASEEGTNNAGSQSATNNEENEETKTDTFVWRYN; encoded by the exons ATGGAGTTCAATAGCTTAGATGACTTTAGAGAGGCCATCCGTGAGTGGACAGTATTAAATGGGAGGGAAATTACCTTTGTAAAAAATGAGGGCTATAGAGTGAGGGTTGAATGCAAGGCCAAATGTGGTTTTTTAATGCTTTGCTCTAAGGTGGGCCATAAGCACACTTATGCCATAAAGACTATAAAAGATAcccacacatgtgctagggttttgGATAACAAAAGTGCAAGTTCTAAGTGGGTGGCTAAGGCTGTGGTCAAAAAGATGAGAACATCTGACAAGGTAAGGATATGTGACATAATCCAAGACATGAGGCAAAATTATTCTGTTGGGATAACTGTGTGTAGGGCATGGAAAGCAAAGTTGATTGCCAAAATTATCATTAAAGGAGATGCAGACAAGGAGTATGCCAATTTGTGGAG ACCCTTCATTGGGGTAGATGGTTGTCATTTGAAAACAAAGTATGGAGGTCAACTATTGATTGTCGTTGGAAGAGACCCAAATGACCAATACTTCCCTTTGGCCTTTGGAGTGGTGGAAACAGAAACCAAGGAATCATGGAGGTGGTTTATACAACTGTTAATGGAAGATATTGGCCAAGACAAAAGAATT GGACTGGTTGCATTTTTTGAAGAATTGTTTGAAAGAATTGAACATAGGATATGCTTGAGGCACTTATATGCGAATTTTAAGAAGAAGTTTGGTGGAGGAGCATTGATAAGAGACTTGATGATGGGAGCAGCCAAGGCAACCTACCAACAAGCATGGACATTGAAGATGAATGAGTTGAAGGCTATAGATCCAAAGGCTTGGACATGGTTTATGGCAGTTCCTACAAAGTCTTGGTGTAAGCACGCATTTTCATTCTATCCTAAGTGTGATGTACTTATGAATAACATAGCTGAGTCTTTCAATGCCACTATTTTGAGTGCTAGAGATAAACCTATATTGACCATGTGCGAATGGATTAGAAAATATCTGATGAATAGGTGTAGTACTTCTACTTTGAAACTAGACAAGTGGCCACACAAAGTGATGCCTATTCCTAGGAAAAGATTAGACAATGAGGTAGCTATGAGTGGACATTGGTTGCCAACCTGGGCTATGGAAGAGAAATTTCAGGTCACTCATGCTTATAACAGACAAGAGTTCATTGTTGACATTGCTAAAAAGAATTGCACATGTAATTTTTGGGAACTAGTAGGTATTCCATGTAGACATGTTGTTGCTGCATTAGGGTTTAGACAGCAGAACCCAGAGGATTTTGTTCATGAGTATTACACTAGAGACAG GCCTAGGAAGCTAAGAATTAGGGAAAGTGGAGAAGAGGGAGCTAGAAGAAGGTTACCTGGTGTATCTTATAGATGCACTAAGTGTTACAAGGTAGGACACAATGTGAAGACATGCAAGAGCAAGAGACAAAATCAAAGTGCAATGAAAAGAAAG AAGAGAATGAGACCAAATGCAAGTGAAGAAGGTACTAACAATGCTGGAAGCCAGTCTGCTACAAACAATGAGGAAAATGAAGAAACCAAGACTGATACATTTGTTTGGAGATATAACTGA